A stretch of uncultured Campylobacter sp. DNA encodes these proteins:
- the prfB gene encoding peptide chain release factor 2, producing the protein MDNYEYTELLKTLNTKVENIAGVVKPESIKARLKEIEELENDQNFWQDIAKASAIGKEKTKISNILNNFLNAKSAVDDAKDLYELANSENDEETINSLFAEAGELEDKIVNLEISMLLSGEDDGKNAIVTIHPGAGGTESNDWASMLYRMYLRFCEREGFKVETLDFQEGEEAGLKDVSFIVKGVNAYGYLKAENGIHRLVRTSPFDSAGRRHTSFTSVMVSPEIDDDIEIEIDEKDLKIDTYRAGGAGGQHVNKTESAVRITHAPTGIVVQCQNDRSQHKNKATAMKMLKSRLYELELMKQQEAAGSIEKSEIGWGHQIRSYVLFPYQQVKDNRSGEAYSQTDAILDGDIKKLIEGVLVSQKSIN; encoded by the coding sequence TTGGATAATTACGAATACACGGAACTTCTAAAAACCCTAAACACTAAAGTAGAAAATATCGCTGGCGTCGTAAAGCCTGAAAGCATCAAAGCTCGCCTAAAAGAGATCGAGGAGCTAGAAAACGATCAAAATTTCTGGCAAGACATCGCAAAAGCAAGCGCCATCGGCAAGGAAAAAACGAAAATTTCAAATATCTTAAATAACTTCTTAAACGCCAAAAGCGCCGTAGACGACGCAAAGGATCTATACGAGCTAGCAAACTCCGAAAACGACGAAGAGACGATAAATTCGCTCTTTGCCGAGGCGGGCGAGCTAGAGGATAAGATAGTAAATTTAGAGATTTCTATGCTGCTTAGCGGCGAGGACGACGGCAAAAACGCCATCGTCACCATACATCCGGGTGCTGGCGGCACGGAGAGTAACGACTGGGCTAGCATGCTATACCGCATGTATCTGCGCTTTTGCGAGCGCGAGGGCTTTAAGGTCGAAACCCTGGACTTTCAAGAGGGTGAAGAGGCAGGACTAAAAGACGTGAGTTTTATCGTTAAGGGCGTAAATGCTTACGGCTATCTAAAGGCCGAAAACGGCATCCACCGACTCGTGCGAACCAGCCCGTTTGATAGCGCGGGTCGCAGACATACGAGCTTTACCAGCGTGATGGTAAGTCCCGAGATCGATGACGACATCGAGATAGAAATCGATGAAAAAGACCTAAAAATCGATACCTACCGCGCAGGCGGAGCGGGCGGTCAGCACGTAAATAAAACCGAGTCCGCCGTGCGTATCACCCACGCTCCTACGGGCATCGTCGTGCAGTGTCAAAACGACCGCAGCCAGCACAAAAACAAAGCCACCGCGATGAAAATGCTAAAATCGCGTTTGTACGAGCTAGAGCTAATGAAACAGCAAGAAGCCGCCGGCAGTATCGAAAAAAGCGAGATCGGCTGGGGCCATCAGATCCGCTCGTACGTGCTTTTCCCGTATCAGCAGGTTAAAGACAACCGCAGCGGCGAGGCGTACAGTCAAACCGACGCGATACTAGACGGCGATATAAAAAAGCTCATCGAAGGCGTTTTGGTAAGTCAAAAAAGCATAAACTAG
- the panC gene encoding pantoate--beta-alanine ligase — translation MQILRTAEQLRDFVAANPENIGFVPTMGALHGGHASLIEKCVAENKTAIVSTFVNPTQFLAGEDFEDYPKNEQNDAKICEELGVHAMFAPEARELYFDTEPLISAPENLASVLEGKTRPGHFDGVLRVLNKLFNLTNAKRVYMGKKDAQQLLIVRNFVKTCFLNLEIVPCEIVRAPDGLALSSRNAYLDEGQKLEALKLSHSLKKASNLIAAGELSAQTIKGEMLQTLEPLNVDYVAIVDRNLNEILLIEPDNTIILVAAYVGKTRLIDNLWV, via the coding sequence ATGCAAATTCTAAGAACAGCAGAACAGCTGCGAGATTTCGTCGCGGCAAATCCCGAAAATATCGGCTTCGTACCCACTATGGGCGCACTTCACGGCGGACATGCTAGCCTCATAGAAAAGTGCGTAGCGGAAAACAAAACCGCGATCGTTTCGACCTTCGTAAACCCGACGCAGTTTTTAGCGGGCGAAGACTTTGAGGACTATCCGAAAAACGAACAAAACGACGCTAAAATTTGCGAAGAGCTGGGCGTGCATGCGATGTTTGCGCCTGAGGCTAGGGAGCTATATTTTGATACCGAGCCGTTAATCAGCGCGCCTGAAAATTTAGCAAGCGTGCTCGAGGGCAAGACTCGCCCGGGGCACTTTGACGGCGTGCTTCGCGTGCTAAATAAGCTTTTTAATCTAACAAACGCAAAGCGCGTCTATATGGGCAAAAAGGACGCGCAGCAGCTGCTCATCGTGCGTAATTTCGTAAAGACCTGTTTTTTAAATTTAGAGATCGTGCCTTGCGAGATCGTCCGCGCGCCCGACGGACTGGCGCTTAGCTCGCGAAACGCCTACCTAGACGAGGGGCAAAAGCTAGAGGCGCTTAAGCTTTCGCATTCGCTTAAAAAAGCTTCAAATTTGATCGCAGCCGGCGAGCTAAGCGCACAAACGATAAAAGGCGAGATGCTACAAACCCTAGAGCCGCTAAACGTCGACTACGTCGCGATCGTGGATAGAAATTTAAACGAAATCTTGCTAATAGAGCCAGATAACACCATCATCCTAGTCGCCGCGTACGTGGGCAAAACGCGTCTGATCGACAATCTGTGGGTATAA